In Verrucomicrobiia bacterium, one DNA window encodes the following:
- a CDS encoding DUF4383 domain-containing protein: protein MNATIFTRILGLTFILVGIAGTVTGTHAHNLVIFGINMPHNLVHVISGVFAVFASGLGPRASRTFCRIFGVVYGLVTIAGFARIAPVVSYLNINAADNWLHLAISVSCLIAGFGNRKHRRKEHRPYREEALAA, encoded by the coding sequence ATGAACGCAACCATCTTTACTCGAATCTTGGGCCTTACCTTTATTCTCGTCGGCATCGCGGGCACCGTGACAGGCACACACGCCCACAATCTGGTGATCTTCGGGATCAATATGCCGCACAACCTGGTCCACGTGATCTCCGGCGTCTTCGCCGTTTTTGCTTCGGGCCTGGGGCCGCGTGCGTCGCGGACCTTTTGCCGTATTTTCGGCGTTGTCTACGGCCTTGTCACGATCGCCGGTTTTGCGAGGATCGCGCCAGTGGTGTCCTATCTGAATATCAATGCCGCCGACAACTGGCTTCACCTGGCCATTTCCGTCTCCTGCCTCATCGCGGGCTTCGGAAACCGTAAGCATCGCCGCAAAGAACATCGGCCTTATCGCGAAGAAGCCCTGGCTGCCTAG